A DNA window from Porites lutea chromosome 6, jaPorLute2.1, whole genome shotgun sequence contains the following coding sequences:
- the LOC140941645 gene encoding uncharacterized protein, with translation MRCDGGKCINVTKLCDGISDCEDLSDEEQDKCLPTKVKKTSSSVNVGLAVGLCFGILILITCLIVGKLWYRRSRHGKKGNYRNITDEVIVNFPAVSLLEGVSRSKTTTV, from the exons ATGAGGTGTGATGGAGGAAAATGCATCAATGTGACGAAGCTTTGCGACGGTATATCCGATTGCGAGGACCTTTCGGATGAGGAGCAGGACAAATGCC tgccGACCAAAGTCAAGAAGACATCGAGCTCGGTCAATGTCGGTTTAGCTGTTGGATTATGTTTTGGTATCCTCATACTGATTACTTGCCTGATCGTAGGAAAGTTGTGGTATCGTAGGTCAAGACATGGTAAAAAG GGAAACTATAGGAATATCACTGACGAAGTAATTGTAAACTTCCCAGCAGTTTCATTATTGGAAGGCGTTTCACGGAGCAAAACCACGACAGTTTGA
- the LOC140941640 gene encoding uncharacterized protein, translated as MASFRKARDELLVSFCEEIINEDEFLLLYDVNKSKNPEYPYWNYERFTLQDKSEAECKTDFRFEKYDIPLLVDVLGLPDEIKCKQGTICNSTEGLCIVLKRLAYPCRYSDLISIFGRPVPEISMISNTVIDFIFEHHGRRISEWNHTILNHHALQTYAEAVSDKGAALDNCFGFVDGTVRPICRPNTNQRIVYNGHKRVHALKFQSIAIPNGLIANLYGPVEGRKHDAGMLRDSGLYHDLQRFAFSPTGQPLCIYGDPAYPLRIHLQVPFRNGILTPPMQQFNSSMSPVRSSVEWLFGDIINYFCFLDFKKNLKIGLSQIGKMYIVCALLRNALTCLYGNTTSQYFDLDPPTLQEYFA; from the exons ATGGCGTCCTTCAGGAAAGCGCGGGACGAGCTTCTTGTAAGTTTTTGCGAGGAAATCATCAATGAGGATGAGTTTCTCTTGTTGTATGATGTTAACAAGTCGAAAAATCCAGAGTATCCTTATTGGAATTATGAAAGATTTACGTTGCAAGATAAAAGTGAGGCTGAGTGTAAGACAGATTTTCGTTTCGAAAAATACGACATTCCTCTCTTGGTTGATGTTCTTGGCTTACCTGACGAAATAAAGTGTAAACAAGGAACAATCTGTAACAGTACTGAAGGATTATGCATCGTTCTCAAGCGGCTGGCATACCCTTGTCGCTACAGCGACCTCATAAGCATTTTCGGCAGACCTGTCCCTGAAATCTCCATGATAAGTAATACAGTCATTGATTTTATATTTGAGCATCATGGTCGTCGGATATCAGAGTGGAATCACACTATTTTAAATCACCACGCACTACAGACGTATGCTGAAGCTGTTTCAGATAAAGGTGCGGCGCTCGACAATTGTTTTGGGTTTGTGGATGGTACAGTTCGTCCAATTTGTCGCCCAAACACCAATCAAAGAATTGTTTACAATGGGCACAAAAGGGTGCATGCCCTGAAATTTCAATCGATCGCCATTCCAAATGGACTAATTGCCAATCTTTACGGTCCTGTCG AGGGCAGAAAGCATGATGCCGGAATGCTACGAGACTCAGGACTGTACCATGATCTCCAAAGATTTGCTTTCTCCCCAACTGGGCAGCCTTTGTGTATATATGGAGACCCGGCATATCCTCTTCGCATACACCTGCAAGTTCCATTTCGGAATGGAATCCTGACTCCCCCAATGCAGCAGTTTAACAGTTCCATGAGCCCAGTGAGAAGCTCAGTGGAGTGGTTGTTTGGGGAcatcattaattatttttgctttctggattttaagaaaaacttaaaaataggGCTCAGCCAAATAGGTAAAATGTACATTGTTTGTGCCCTTTTAAGGAATGCCCTTACATGCCTTTATGGTAATACTACTTCCCAGTATTTTGATTTGGACCCACCCACGTTGCAAGAATACTTTGCTTAA